The following proteins come from a genomic window of Acinetobacter sp. SAAs474:
- the trmB gene encoding tRNA (guanosine(46)-N7)-methyltransferase TrmB — protein sequence MSNDLLDQQVVELDNLNEHREIVTFMRRSSPLNTSQRTALEQYAHLILEYPVGDLRQQFEHPERPLTVEIGFGMGRSLVLMAKANPERNFVGIEVHVPGIAQCVYEAGLAGVTNLRVLDADAIQVLREMPDNSINCVQLYFPDPWQKKRHFKRRFVIHERMALVEQKLELNGTFHAATDWEPYAEWMLDILDQRPCLENLAGKGHSYPRPEWRPQTKFERRGLESGHKINDFLFKKIK from the coding sequence ATGTCGAACGATTTATTAGACCAGCAAGTTGTAGAGCTGGACAACCTGAACGAACATCGTGAAATTGTCACTTTCATGCGTCGTTCATCTCCATTAAATACATCTCAACGTACTGCGCTTGAACAATATGCTCACTTAATTTTGGAATATCCTGTCGGTGATTTACGCCAACAATTTGAGCATCCTGAGCGTCCACTCACGGTAGAAATTGGCTTTGGCATGGGACGTTCGTTGGTCTTGATGGCAAAAGCCAATCCTGAGCGCAATTTTGTTGGTATTGAAGTACATGTGCCTGGTATTGCACAATGTGTTTATGAAGCGGGTCTGGCTGGTGTCACCAACTTACGTGTGCTTGATGCAGATGCGATTCAAGTCCTGCGTGAAATGCCAGATAACAGTATTAACTGTGTACAACTGTACTTCCCTGATCCTTGGCAAAAGAAACGCCATTTTAAACGCCGTTTTGTCATACATGAGCGTATGGCTTTGGTTGAACAAAAATTAGAATTAAATGGTACCTTCCATGCTGCAACGGATTGGGAGCCTTATGCTGAATGGATGCTTGATATTTTAGATCAGCGCCCATGTTTAGAGAATTTAGCGGGTAAAGGACACAGTTATCCGCGTCCAGAATGGCGTCCGCAAACAAAATTTGAACGCCGTGGTTTAGAGTCTGGCCACAAAATTAATGATTTTCTATTTAAGAAAATTAAATAG
- a CDS encoding Rossmann-like and DUF2520 domain-containing protein — MKIGLIGSGRVATHLACKLQQQHQIMQVYSRDKVHAEHLAIQVQAMPIDDLKQFDLALELLIICVSDSAIVHIAEQLAQCQINALVVHTSGSTSLDALSNLARHGVFYPLQTFSLDSPVDWGNTPLLIEARHTEDHLLLTQLAQQLSTRVYAYSSEQRLSLHLAAVFACNFTNYCYDMAQQVVAQHQVDFALLHPLILTTAQKVTQMDAKTAQTGPAVRADQHILAMHQALLANSAMADFGQIYQLMSQAIVQRHKPDHNPMPRIAATDVDHMAK, encoded by the coding sequence ATGAAAATTGGTTTAATCGGATCGGGGCGTGTTGCAACACATTTAGCCTGTAAGTTACAACAGCAGCACCAAATCATGCAAGTTTATAGTCGTGATAAAGTGCATGCTGAACACTTGGCGATACAAGTTCAAGCGATGCCAATTGATGATTTAAAACAGTTTGATTTAGCTTTAGAGCTCCTGATTATTTGTGTTAGTGACAGTGCAATTGTGCATATCGCAGAACAATTGGCACAGTGTCAGATCAATGCTTTGGTGGTGCATACTTCTGGCAGTACATCTCTAGATGCATTGTCAAATCTCGCCCGCCATGGCGTATTTTATCCGTTACAAACCTTTAGTCTGGATAGCCCAGTTGATTGGGGAAATACGCCGTTATTGATTGAAGCACGGCATACAGAGGATCATCTGCTTTTGACTCAGTTAGCTCAGCAGTTGAGTACACGGGTGTATGCTTATAGTTCTGAACAACGACTGAGTTTACATTTGGCGGCAGTATTTGCCTGTAATTTTACCAACTACTGTTATGATATGGCACAGCAAGTCGTGGCTCAACATCAAGTTGATTTTGCACTACTGCATCCTTTAATTTTGACTACGGCACAGAAAGTGACCCAGATGGATGCGAAGACAGCGCAAACGGGACCTGCGGTACGTGCTGATCAGCATATTTTAGCAATGCATCAAGCTTTGTTAGCCAATTCGGCCATGGCTGACTTTGGTCAGATCTATCAGCTGATGAGTCAAGCGATTGTACAGCGTCACAAGCCTGACCATAATCCTATGCCGCGTATTGCAGCAACAGACGTTGATCATATGGCTAAATAG
- a CDS encoding SulP family inorganic anion transporter, which produces MIHLQKAEWFSNIPRDSLAGLVVGLALIPESIAFSAIAGVDPQVGLYASFCIAISIAFLGGRPAMISAATGALALLMITLVKEHGLQYLLAATILTGIIQVIAGYMQIARLMRFVSQSVIYGFLNALAILIFIAQFSELSQMNYFGYCSVAFGLAIIYLFPYLPKIGKSIPSPFICIIILSALVFFLGTDTRMVSDLGHFPETLPIFLIPQIPINFTTLAIIFPYSVTLALVGLLETMMTTNVINEMTQSQADRHLECRGQGYANIVSGFMGGMAGCAMIGQSMINVRSGAKTRLSTLIAGLSLLFMVVFFKDWLAYIPMAAIVAIMLMVAITTFQWQSVKTFHHHPLSFNLIMILVIAIVLYTHNLALGVLVGVLLSALCMIYRLEHTLQINVLKIHPQHYRYLISGQIFFSSAEKLFNAFDFNQDLQYVEIDLSHAQLWDMTSMNILNDVIGQFQAQGTVVQLIGLQSNRQTHLYPHLHTALTTIK; this is translated from the coding sequence GTGATTCATCTTCAAAAAGCAGAATGGTTTTCCAATATACCGCGTGACAGTTTAGCAGGTCTGGTGGTTGGACTTGCACTGATTCCAGAATCAATTGCTTTTTCCGCAATTGCAGGTGTCGATCCACAGGTCGGCTTATATGCATCTTTTTGCATTGCAATTAGCATTGCCTTTCTAGGTGGTCGTCCAGCCATGATTTCTGCGGCAACAGGCGCCCTAGCACTGTTAATGATTACACTTGTGAAAGAACATGGATTACAATATTTACTCGCAGCCACCATTTTAACAGGGATCATTCAGGTCATTGCAGGCTATATGCAAATTGCGAGACTCATGCGCTTTGTTTCTCAATCTGTGATTTATGGTTTTTTAAATGCCTTAGCAATTTTAATTTTTATTGCGCAGTTTAGCGAATTAAGCCAAATGAATTATTTTGGCTATTGTTCTGTCGCCTTCGGTTTAGCGATTATTTATTTGTTTCCATATCTACCTAAAATTGGTAAAAGTATCCCCTCTCCTTTTATTTGCATCATCATCTTAAGTGCGCTGGTGTTTTTCCTCGGTACAGATACACGTATGGTCAGTGACTTAGGACATTTCCCAGAAACTTTACCCATTTTCTTAATTCCACAAATCCCGATTAATTTTACAACACTGGCCATCATTTTTCCTTATTCAGTGACGCTTGCCCTCGTAGGTCTGTTAGAAACCATGATGACCACCAACGTCATTAATGAAATGACCCAATCTCAAGCCGACCGTCACCTAGAATGCCGCGGACAAGGTTATGCCAATATTGTGAGTGGCTTTATGGGCGGAATGGCTGGCTGCGCTATGATTGGACAATCAATGATTAATGTTCGATCTGGTGCAAAAACACGCTTATCCACATTGATTGCAGGCCTATCTTTACTGTTTATGGTGGTATTTTTTAAGGATTGGTTAGCCTATATTCCCATGGCTGCCATTGTGGCAATTATGCTTATGGTTGCCATCACCACATTTCAGTGGCAATCGGTGAAGACATTTCATCATCATCCCCTTTCATTTAATCTGATTATGATTCTGGTCATTGCTATTGTGTTATATACACATAATCTTGCTTTAGGCGTATTGGTTGGCGTACTGTTATCAGCACTCTGTATGATTTATCGTTTAGAACACACCTTGCAGATTAATGTGCTGAAAATTCATCCACAGCACTACCGTTATCTTATTTCTGGACAAATTTTTTTTAGTAGTGCGGAAAAGTTATTCAATGCTTTTGATTTCAATCAGGACTTACAATATGTTGAAATTGATTTAAGTCATGCTCAACTGTGGGATATGACTTCAATGAATATACTAAATGATGTGATTGGCCAATTTCAGGCCCAAGGTACGGTTGTACAGTTAATTGGATTACAATCTAACCGTCAGACACACCTTTACCCCCATCTTCATACTGCATTGACGACCATCAAGTGA
- a CDS encoding dihydroorotase: MSIVKIENVRVLDPIQHTDEIKTVFIENGQFVAESDQVVTTINGQGKWLMPTMVDLCARLREPGQQQHGTLKSEGKAARDNGILHVFTPPDSKPIVQDNGALIHGLVEKAMLDGGIYLQVIGAQTQGLLGKQPANMASLKKGGCSAVSNANAAFADDDVVIRTLEYAAGLDMTVVFYAEEPQIAKDGCVHEGFIASRQGLPMIPALAETVAIAKYLLMIEATGVRAHFGLLSCGASVELIKIAKDKGLQVTCDVAMHQLHLTEQLIDGFNALAHVRPPLRSEQDKIRLRQGVKSGVIDAICTHHEPLSSSAKMAPFAETLSGFTAFDSYVPFGIELIQQGLLSPLEWVEKVTVAPAKVAQMYDRWLSELGWVLIDPEYQWTLNKENIISNGKNTPLINQQVTGKVLQTFVA, encoded by the coding sequence ATGAGTATCGTCAAAATTGAAAATGTACGTGTCTTAGATCCGATTCAGCATACCGATGAAATTAAAACTGTCTTTATTGAAAATGGGCAGTTTGTCGCTGAGTCTGATCAGGTGGTTACAACCATTAACGGTCAGGGAAAATGGTTAATGCCAACGATGGTTGACTTATGTGCCCGTTTACGTGAACCGGGACAACAGCAACATGGTACATTAAAATCTGAAGGTAAAGCGGCACGCGATAATGGTATCTTACATGTATTTACCCCACCAGATTCTAAACCGATTGTACAAGACAATGGTGCATTGATACATGGTCTGGTAGAAAAGGCGATGTTAGATGGTGGTATCTATTTACAGGTGATCGGTGCACAAACCCAAGGCTTGCTAGGTAAACAGCCTGCGAATATGGCCAGTTTAAAGAAAGGTGGATGTAGTGCAGTATCGAATGCTAATGCCGCTTTTGCAGATGATGATGTTGTCATCCGTACTTTAGAATATGCGGCTGGTCTAGATATGACAGTTGTCTTCTATGCCGAGGAACCACAAATTGCCAAAGATGGCTGTGTGCATGAAGGATTTATTGCATCTCGTCAAGGTTTACCGATGATTCCTGCTTTGGCTGAAACAGTTGCGATTGCCAAATATCTTTTAATGATTGAAGCGACTGGTGTACGTGCCCACTTTGGTTTATTGTCCTGTGGCGCTTCGGTTGAGTTGATTAAAATTGCCAAAGATAAAGGTCTTCAAGTTACCTGTGATGTTGCAATGCATCAATTACATCTTACAGAGCAACTGATAGATGGATTTAATGCATTGGCACATGTTCGTCCGCCATTGCGCTCTGAACAGGATAAAATACGACTGCGACAAGGGGTTAAAAGTGGTGTGATTGATGCCATTTGTACGCATCATGAACCTTTGAGTAGTTCAGCAAAAATGGCACCTTTTGCAGAGACTTTATCTGGATTCACGGCATTTGACAGTTATGTGCCATTTGGTATTGAATTAATCCAGCAAGGTCTATTAAGCCCTTTAGAATGGGTGGAAAAAGTGACTGTTGCACCAGCAAAAGTAGCACAAATGTATGATCGGTGGTTAAGCGAACTGGGCTGGGTATTGATTGATCCTGAATACCAATGGACCTTAAACAAAGAAAATATAATTTCAAATGGTAAAAATACACCATTAATTAATCAACAGGTTACAGGAAAAGTATTACAAACATTTGTGGCATAA